The DNA region AGGAACGGGCGCGGGGCGTGATTTCACGCCGCTTCGTTTGTGGCCGCGCGAACGTGAACGTGAGCTAGCGAAGCCGGctgacacgcgcacacacacacacacacacacacacacacacacacgcgcgcacggcACTTCTGTGGCTTCCGGGTCCTACCTGGATGGCTTCGATAAGCGCCGGGCGAGTTGTCCAAGATGACGATGCTGGACAGGTCATCGTGTACTACAGACAGGTCTTTAATATAACTACCTAGATCCAACGTACAATGCtggcaaaagagagagagaaaccaaacGAAAAAGGGGAGTCACCAACaccacgagagagagagagagacgtcaaAGGGCGAGGGAGCATCCGCTTTAATCAGCGGCTCCAAGCGGTACCTGTCTGTAGTATCTGCGTTTCAGGATGTTCCTGTTATTGTCCAGCTTATCGGCTACTGCCGAGCCGTAGATCTCCATGCTAGCTGTGAAAACCACCAGTTCGTACCACTGGCTCacctgcgcgcgcacacacacacacacacacacatgcacacacgcacgggACGAAGCACACCAGTAAGTCACAAAAAGATCGCCAAACACGCAAAGTGAAGCCTGGCGGCAGGCCGACACTCACCACTTCCAAAAAGAAGTCGACGTGCGGCCTTTTATGAACGAAGAATCTGACCGGATGCTTGTCTATGACGACCTGCGTGAGGaagaccacagaagaagagcccCCGGTCACGGCGGCGTCCAGCTGGGACACACCGGTGGGACGTGAACGCGCTCACTTTTAGGATGAAGTCTGGCGGCGTGCCGGGTCTCACTGTGGGTCGGAGGACCCCGTCGTGGTGAGAGTGGATCAGCGTCTCGTCCAGGTCCAGAACCAGAATCTTCCTCTTTACCGCGTCTGGAGTTCATCATGGTAATAC from Brachionichthys hirsutus isolate HB-005 chromosome 23, CSIRO-AGI_Bhir_v1, whole genome shotgun sequence includes:
- the ctdnep1a gene encoding CTD nuclear envelope phosphatase 1A, giving the protein MLKTRQCLLGLRTFLGVTSRIWGFIMYILRKHLRTIIQYQTVRYDTLPLSPVSRNRLNAVKRKILVLDLDETLIHSHHDGVLRPTVRPGTPPDFILKVVIDKHPVRFFVHKRPHVDFFLEVVSQWYELVVFTASMEIYGSAVADKLDNNRNILKRRYYRQHCTLDLGSYIKDLSVVHDDLSSIVILDNSPGAYRSHPDNAIPIKSWFSDPSDTALLNLLPMLDALRFTADVRSVLSRNLHQHRPW